From Populus trichocarpa isolate Nisqually-1 chromosome 19, P.trichocarpa_v4.1, whole genome shotgun sequence, a single genomic window includes:
- the LOC112325265 gene encoding probable aspartic proteinase GIP1 gives MLMAKLAVPLLSLFFFLSFISSQAALPLQTPIQKDHSTSQYVITAYLQTPLKLTKLLLDLGATFTWVNCDDYTSLTYQHVPCNSSIANLLGAYTCLDLCDGPPSPNCGNNSFLFLPDNPIKPVDYRKVDGLNTALIDSFALPNTQGSLTLINNFIFSCARTGFLKGLAKGVTGLAALGDSNISIPIQINKVFSSSPNCFAICLSGSKSQPGVALFGSNGPYNFLPGIDLSKALLYTPLILNPFGKDSEPDKPTPSSEYYIGLTSMKVNGKMVALNRSLLAINGKTGSGGTKISTVVPYTKLQSSIYKAFILAFLKEAVSSAFNLTTTKPVKPFSVCYPASAVKNTQMGPAVPIIDLVLDRPDVVWKIFGSNSMVRITKKTVDLWCLGFMDAGVNPMVSNWIGGPSIVIGGYQLEDNMLKFDLQSKKLGFSSSILSVGTNCAKFKFSTK, from the coding sequence atgTTAATGGCAAAGCTAGCCGTCCCTCTTCTaagtcttttcttcttcctatcTTTTATCTCTTCTCAGGCAGCTCTTCCCCTCCAAACACCGATCCAGAAGGACCATTCAACCAGCCAATATGTCATCACTGCATACCTACAAACCCCTCTCAAGCTCACCAAATTGCTCTTGGACCTTGGCGCTACATTCACCTGGGTAAATTGCGACGACTACACTTCCTTGACTTACCAACATGTCCCCTGTAACAGTTCCATCGCTAATTTACTTGGCGCTTATACTTGCTTGGACCTTTGCGACGGTCCGCCAAGTCCAAATTGTGGTAACAACTCTTTCCTCTTCCTCCCTGATAACCCCATCAAACCTGTTGACTACAGAAAAGTTGATGGCCTCAACACTGCCCTTATTGACTCCTTCGCCTTGCCCAACACACAAGGTTCTCTTACTTTGatcaataatttcatcttttcttgTGCTCGAACTGGTTTTCTCAAAGGCCTAGCTAAAGGTGTCACTGGCTTAGCGGCCTTGGGGGACTCAAATATATCTATCCCGATACAGATCAACAaagtcttctcttcttctccaaatTGTTTTGCCATCTGCTTGTCAGGATCCAAATCTCAACCTGGCGTGGCTCTTTTCGGTAGCAATGGGCCTTATAATTTTTTGCCAGGGATTGACCTCTCAAAAGCACTTCTTTACACTCCTCTCATTTTGAACCCGTTTGGAAAAGATTCTGAACCAGATAAACCCACACCCTCTTCTGAATATTATATAGGGTTGACTTCCATGAAAGTGAACGGAAAGATGGTGGCTTTGAACAGATCACTATTGGCCATTAATGGTAAGACTGGTTCTGGGGGGACCAAGATCAGCACTGTTGTGCCATACACAAAGTTACAGAGTTCTATTTACAAGGCTTTTATTCTGGCTTTTTTGAAGGAAGCAGTTTCATCTGCTTTCAATCTTACTACAACAAAGCCTGTTAAGCCATTCAGTGTCTGCTACCCTGCGAGTGCTGTTAAGAACACACAAATGGGACCTGCTGTACCAATAATAGATCTTGTGTTGGATAGACCAGATGTGGTTTGGAAGATTTTTGGATCGAATTCTATGGTGAGGATTACGAAGAAAACAGTTGACCTTTGGTGTCTGGGTTTTATGGATGCTGGGGTCAATCCAATGGTATCGAATTGGATTGGAGGTCCATCTATAGTGATTGGTGGTTATCAATTGGAGGATAACATGCTAAAATTCGATCTACAGTCAAAGAAATTGGGATTCAGCTCATCAATTTTGTCAGTAGGGACAAATTGTGccaaattcaaattttccacCAAATGA